In Dehalococcoidia bacterium, one DNA window encodes the following:
- the nfi gene encoding deoxyribonuclease V (cleaves DNA at apurinic or apyrimidinic sites): MKAPETQRWDVSTAEAVEIQRKLAPLVVSEGSPADVRRVAGVDISVDRYRARARGAVVVLSYPELAIEEEVVIETALRFPYVPGLLSFREAPVILEAFERVRRMPDLLLVDGHGLAHPRRFGIACHLGVTLGLPTIGCAKSRLCGVHDAPSLEAGSRAPLWDAGEVIGSVVRTRDGIAPVFVSVGHLIGLDEAVEWTLRCASGYRIPEPLRQAHMAAGRHKTAEALKAG, encoded by the coding sequence GTGAAGGCCCCGGAAACGCAACGTTGGGACGTCTCCACAGCGGAAGCTGTGGAGATTCAGCGTAAGCTGGCCCCTCTCGTCGTCAGCGAGGGGAGCCCCGCGGACGTGCGCCGCGTAGCCGGGGTCGATATCTCCGTCGACCGCTACCGGGCGCGGGCGCGCGGCGCAGTCGTCGTCCTCAGCTATCCGGAGCTTGCGATCGAGGAAGAGGTGGTCATCGAGACCGCGCTGCGCTTCCCCTACGTGCCCGGCCTGCTCTCGTTCCGCGAGGCGCCGGTGATACTCGAAGCGTTCGAGCGCGTCCGCCGGATGCCCGACCTGCTCCTCGTCGACGGCCACGGACTGGCGCATCCGCGGCGATTCGGCATCGCCTGCCACCTGGGCGTGACCCTCGGTCTGCCGACGATCGGCTGCGCGAAATCGCGCCTCTGCGGCGTGCACGACGCGCCGTCGCTGGAAGCGGGAAGCCGCGCGCCGCTGTGGGACGCCGGCGAAGTGATCGGCAGCGTCGTGCGCACGCGCGACGGCATAGCGCCCGTGTTCGTCTCCGTCGGCCACCTCATCGGGCTCGACGAGGCGGTAGAATGGACGCTGCGCTGCGCCAGCGGCTACCGGATACCGGAACCGCTGCGGCAGGCGCACATGGCGGCGGGACGACACAAGACGGCTGAAGCCCTGAAAGCGGGATAA
- a CDS encoding ROK family protein produces the protein MTNQPARLLAGLDLGATKIFSVVIDAGGAILGRDIRPTLGTEGPDAVIARMVDSLKAAIADAGATIDDVATVGVSAPGPIDYASGVVTNPPNLPGWRDVPLALILQRELDARCLLENDANAAAVAEHRWGAGRGSQHMLFLTLSSGIGGGIIIDGALYRGASGSAGEMGHMTIDKRGPVCSCGRRGCLEALASGLAIAKRAQEAAAKAPRSRLARMAEEDPPLTAKKASQAASEGDAASRRIIARAGHYLGVGIASLVNIFNPQVIVLGGSLTKMGDLYLGPMREAVRDECFPQPFEDVRIVVGRFVDEAPAMGAAFLAAEFASSVRG, from the coding sequence GTGACTAACCAGCCGGCCCGTCTGCTCGCCGGGCTCGACCTCGGCGCCACCAAGATCTTCTCCGTCGTCATCGATGCCGGCGGGGCGATACTGGGCCGCGACATCCGCCCAACGCTGGGCACGGAAGGCCCCGACGCCGTCATCGCCCGCATGGTCGACTCCCTCAAGGCCGCGATCGCCGACGCGGGGGCGACCATCGACGACGTGGCGACGGTGGGCGTCTCCGCGCCCGGCCCGATCGACTACGCGAGCGGCGTCGTCACCAACCCGCCCAACCTGCCCGGCTGGCGCGACGTCCCGCTCGCCCTCATCCTCCAGCGCGAGCTCGACGCCCGCTGCCTGCTGGAGAACGACGCCAACGCCGCCGCCGTCGCCGAGCACCGCTGGGGCGCCGGACGCGGCTCGCAGCACATGCTCTTCCTCACCCTGAGCAGCGGCATCGGCGGGGGAATCATCATTGACGGCGCGCTGTACCGTGGCGCCTCCGGCTCGGCGGGCGAGATGGGGCATATGACCATCGACAAGCGCGGCCCCGTCTGCTCCTGCGGACGCCGCGGCTGCCTGGAGGCGCTCGCCTCCGGCCTGGCGATAGCGAAGCGAGCGCAGGAGGCAGCGGCAAAGGCGCCACGTTCGCGGCTGGCGCGCATGGCGGAGGAGGACCCGCCGCTGACCGCGAAGAAGGCCTCTCAGGCCGCTTCCGAGGGAGACGCGGCGTCGCGGCGGATTATCGCCCGCGCGGGACACTATTTGGGTGTGGGCATCGCCAGCCTCGTCAACATCTTCAACCCGCAGGTCATCGTGCTCGGGGGCAGCCTGACGAAGATGGGCGACCTCTACCTCGGCCCGATGCGGGAGGCGGTGCGAGACGAGTGCTTCCCGCAGCCGTTCGAGGACGTCCGCATCGTCGTGGGGCGGTTTGTGGACGAGGCGCCGGCGATGGGCGCCGCTTTCCTCGCCGCCGAGTTCGCTTCCAGTGTCAGAGGCTGA
- a CDS encoding peptidase MA family metallohydrolase, producing MRALTAFLLLLAAALPLTAVRAQEGITVTSATARNQFPDGVVFNMAAESDAEITSVVFRYTIPPEGARVYGDPECTEGARVECSFNLKSTAKLFLVPGANIIYHWEIKDDAGNELKTEPKTFVYEDDRFQWKSRTQDDLVIWYYSADESQLRDLLNTGVDGLRRMESLLGTSLDFPVKVFLYDSAADMQAAAYGGKTGQSGVITLGEVFFSDTAIVAADVFPHDVLRHELAHIVMRQALEGPFGNAPAWLDEGTAVYAQSQPLSGEEGVLQSAIRGNRVFSLRMMTSGSLARNESDVSLFYAQAWSVVSYLIETHGEEKFAALLAALREGNGIDEALESVYGFDQDGLDNAWRESVGLPPRASEGGAGRATGIPQLTPYGAGGQQTAPTSTPTPGAESGPVDDDGSGFPFALAGIVAAAVAIGGGLIAGGVLFARRR from the coding sequence ATGAGAGCGTTAACGGCCTTTCTCCTTCTCCTCGCCGCCGCGCTGCCGCTGACAGCGGTGCGGGCGCAGGAGGGGATAACCGTCACCTCGGCGACGGCGCGCAACCAGTTCCCCGACGGCGTCGTCTTCAATATGGCCGCCGAAAGCGACGCCGAGATCACGAGCGTCGTCTTCCGCTACACCATCCCTCCCGAGGGCGCGAGAGTCTACGGCGACCCCGAGTGCACCGAAGGCGCGAGGGTCGAATGCAGCTTCAACCTCAAGAGCACCGCCAAGCTCTTCCTCGTGCCCGGCGCCAACATCATCTACCACTGGGAGATAAAGGACGACGCAGGCAACGAGCTCAAGACGGAGCCGAAGACGTTCGTTTACGAGGACGACCGCTTCCAGTGGAAGAGCCGGACTCAGGACGACCTCGTCATCTGGTACTACTCCGCGGACGAGTCGCAGTTGCGCGACCTCCTCAACACCGGCGTCGACGGGCTGCGGCGGATGGAGTCGCTCCTCGGCACTTCGCTCGACTTCCCGGTGAAGGTGTTCCTGTACGATTCCGCAGCGGATATGCAGGCGGCGGCTTACGGCGGCAAGACGGGGCAGAGCGGCGTCATCACTCTCGGCGAGGTGTTCTTCTCCGATACCGCCATCGTCGCCGCCGATGTTTTCCCCCACGATGTCCTGCGCCATGAGCTGGCGCACATCGTCATGCGGCAGGCGCTGGAAGGGCCCTTCGGCAACGCGCCCGCCTGGCTGGACGAAGGCACGGCCGTCTATGCGCAGTCGCAGCCGCTGTCGGGCGAGGAGGGTGTGCTTCAATCAGCCATCCGCGGCAACCGCGTCTTCTCGCTGCGCATGATGACCTCGGGGAGTCTCGCCCGCAATGAGTCGGACGTCAGCCTCTTCTATGCCCAGGCGTGGAGCGTGGTGTCGTATCTTATCGAGACGCACGGGGAGGAGAAGTTCGCGGCGCTGCTGGCGGCGCTAAGGGAAGGCAACGGGATCGACGAAGCGCTGGAGTCCGTCTACGGGTTCGACCAGGACGGCCTGGACAACGCCTGGCGCGAAAGCGTGGGACTGCCGCCGCGGGCCAGCGAAGGCGGCGCGGGCAGGGCCACGGGGATACCACAGCTCACCCCTTACGGCGCCGGCGGCCAGCAGACCGCACCGACTTCGACGCCGACGCCGGGAGCGGAGAGCGGACCTGTGGACGACGACGGTTCGGGGTTCCCGTTCGCGCTGGCGGGAATTGTCGCAGCGGCCGTGGCAATCGGCGGCGGACTGATAGCCGGAGGCGTTCTCTTCGCCCGCAGGCGCTAG
- a CDS encoding CDP-alcohol phosphatidyltransferase family protein: MFRLSPRALPESISGPLARLLARTGLTPNAITLIGFAGALAAAVLIARGEFLAGGIVMLVAAAFDMMDGLLARVTGRVTAFGGVLDSLFDRLSEAAVLGGLLFHFADRGDVEESVLAFAAAAGSLLTSYMRARAEAAGLELREGLFTRPERVIVLGIGLIIDQARIALWIVAVLGNFTVFERLFAVWMKWRAAPSIEQRQSRERGERVDTPS, translated from the coding sequence ATGTTCAGACTCAGCCCGCGGGCCCTTCCTGAGAGCATCAGCGGGCCGCTCGCGCGCCTGCTCGCGCGCACGGGTCTCACCCCTAACGCTATAACGCTCATCGGGTTCGCGGGCGCGCTGGCAGCGGCGGTTCTCATCGCCCGGGGAGAGTTCCTGGCGGGCGGTATCGTGATGCTCGTCGCCGCCGCCTTCGACATGATGGACGGTCTCCTCGCCCGCGTTACGGGCCGCGTCACCGCGTTCGGCGGCGTCCTAGACTCTCTCTTCGACCGCTTATCGGAAGCGGCGGTCCTCGGCGGTCTCCTCTTCCACTTCGCCGACAGGGGCGACGTCGAGGAGAGCGTCCTGGCCTTCGCGGCCGCCGCCGGCTCGCTGCTGACGAGCTACATGCGGGCGCGCGCTGAGGCAGCGGGCCTCGAGCTGCGCGAAGGGCTGTTCACGCGGCCCGAACGCGTGATCGTTCTCGGGATCGGCCTTATCATAGACCAGGCGAGAATCGCCCTCTGGATTGTCGCCGTGCTCGGCAACTTCACTGTCTTCGAGCGTCTTTTCGCTGTATGGATGAAGTGGCGGGCAGCCCCCTCGATCGAGCAGCGGCAGAGCAGGGAGCGCGGAGAGAGAGTTGATACCCCTTCGTGA
- a CDS encoding glycosyltransferase family 4 protein has product MKIGFVSPYDWAVPGGVNNHIAHLRDHFVALGHEVRVIAPSSRPSLHRAEENVIPISRAYGIPASGSVARVTLSLRLAPKVKKVLQEEQFDIVHVHEPFAPFLPLNFLRLSTAINVGTFHAAKEGGTTKWYLYGRHVLKRWFRRLDGKIAVSVPAMRLVSRYFPGYYNIIPNGVDVDHFALERPPVERYADGRPNVLFVGRLEKRKGVKYLLQAFETVKREMPEARLLIVGPPTRAARGYRRWVAEKGLADVEFIGYVSYDELARYHHTADVVCAPATGNESQGIVLLEAMAAGRPLVASNIEGYASVLTHGVEGLLVRPKDAEGLASALIELLSHPDKRHEMGERARQRAQEYSWERVSQKVLSYYERLQYERAAGIREEQAALMHRWSPE; this is encoded by the coding sequence ATGAAGATCGGCTTTGTCTCGCCGTACGACTGGGCGGTGCCCGGCGGCGTCAACAACCACATCGCCCACCTGAGAGACCACTTCGTCGCCCTCGGCCACGAGGTACGGGTCATCGCGCCGTCGTCGCGGCCCTCCCTGCATCGAGCAGAAGAGAACGTGATCCCCATCAGCCGCGCCTACGGCATACCGGCGAGCGGCTCGGTGGCGCGCGTTACGCTGTCGCTGCGTCTGGCGCCAAAAGTGAAGAAGGTGTTGCAGGAGGAGCAGTTCGACATCGTCCACGTGCACGAGCCGTTCGCGCCCTTCCTGCCCCTAAACTTCCTGCGTCTCTCTACGGCCATCAACGTGGGCACCTTCCACGCCGCCAAGGAGGGCGGGACGACCAAGTGGTACCTGTACGGACGTCACGTGCTCAAGCGCTGGTTCCGCCGCCTCGACGGCAAGATCGCCGTATCGGTGCCGGCGATGCGTCTCGTGTCTCGCTACTTCCCCGGCTACTACAACATCATCCCCAACGGCGTCGATGTCGACCACTTCGCGCTCGAACGACCGCCGGTGGAGCGCTACGCCGACGGGCGGCCGAACGTTCTGTTCGTGGGACGGCTGGAGAAGCGAAAGGGCGTAAAGTACCTGCTCCAGGCGTTCGAGACGGTGAAGCGCGAGATGCCGGAGGCGCGGCTCCTCATCGTCGGGCCGCCGACACGGGCAGCGCGCGGGTACCGACGCTGGGTCGCCGAGAAGGGGTTGGCAGACGTTGAGTTCATCGGCTACGTTTCTTACGACGAGCTCGCCCGCTATCATCACACCGCCGACGTCGTCTGCGCGCCCGCGACGGGGAACGAGAGCCAGGGCATCGTCCTTCTGGAAGCGATGGCCGCGGGCAGGCCGCTCGTCGCCAGCAACATCGAGGGGTACGCAAGCGTGCTGACCCACGGCGTTGAGGGGCTGCTCGTCCGCCCGAAGGACGCGGAGGGTCTGGCTTCCGCCCTCATCGAGCTGCTCTCCCATCCGGACAAGCGACATGAGATGGGCGAAAGGGCGCGACAGCGGGCGCAGGAGTACAGTTGGGAGCGGGTGTCGCAGAAAGTGCTGAGCTACTATGAGCGCCTCCAGTACGAGCGGGCGGCCGGCATCCGGGAAGAGCAGGCTGCATTGATGCACCGCTGGAGTCCAGAGTAA
- the recG gene encoding ATP-dependent DNA helicase RecG: MNEREGQLRKILEHERRLGCADKAVIGGIDRYLDRLIEQNVFPPASPVGASIRALPRGGYASLGVEERARWLTQTIHLIDGQPGAAPLKAAPSPAREPAAAKKPRRPKASATAGDLSAPVTAVRGVRDALAVKFARLGVETVRDLLYFFPRRHNDFARIRPVAELVVGEEQTLVATVWSAAETTIGRRLRGTEALVGDATGTMRVVWFNQPYVAGQLKTNRQVVLAGKVTLFKGQKTMENPEYEPLEEELVHTGRLVPVYRSTSGLPPRTIRRVVKEALDSFADALAEPLPPEMLTRLRLTPLTTAVRQMHYPDGWERLEAARRRLAFDELLVIQLGVLVRRREWRERGLALPLPLPADVRRGFVGALPFTLTSAQEKALEQALADVAGERPMNRLLQGDVGSGKTVVAAASLLAAAASGRQGAMMAPTEILAEQHFRTLCGIFGCGDEKAPVAQVDAPYLARPLRIALLSGSLPAAEKRAVRESIAAGEIDIVVGTHAVIQGSVDFAGLALAVVDEQHRFGVMQRAALREKGVNPHLLVMTATPIPRTLALTLYGDLDISVIDEMPPGRKPVETRWVPPEGRDEAYAFVRERVGQGEQAFIICPLIEESETLTARAAAHEFERLRAEVFPDLRLGLLHGRLAAQKKDAVMRDFRDRRLDILVSTAVVEVGVDIPNATVMMVEGAERFGLAQLHQLRGRVGRSDAQSYCLLLSDSPSDEARERLQLMERTTDGFALAEADLRLRGPGEFFGTRQSGLPEFRAARLSDVRLIELAREEAARLLESDPDLQRPEHEALAREVAAAWERVTAEAH, encoded by the coding sequence TTGAACGAGCGGGAGGGCCAGCTCCGCAAGATACTGGAGCACGAGCGCCGCCTGGGCTGCGCCGATAAGGCGGTGATAGGCGGCATCGACCGCTACCTAGACCGGCTCATTGAGCAGAACGTCTTCCCTCCCGCGTCTCCCGTCGGCGCATCGATAAGAGCGCTTCCCCGCGGCGGCTACGCGTCGCTCGGCGTCGAGGAACGCGCCCGCTGGCTCACGCAGACCATCCATCTCATCGACGGGCAACCGGGTGCCGCCCCCTTGAAGGCGGCGCCGTCTCCCGCGCGCGAGCCGGCGGCGGCGAAGAAGCCGCGACGGCCGAAAGCGTCCGCGACAGCAGGCGACCTCTCAGCGCCGGTCACCGCCGTCAGGGGGGTGCGCGACGCCCTCGCCGTGAAGTTCGCCCGCCTCGGCGTCGAGACCGTGCGCGACCTGCTCTACTTCTTCCCCCGCCGCCACAACGACTTCGCGCGCATCCGTCCCGTAGCGGAACTCGTCGTCGGCGAGGAGCAGACGCTGGTGGCGACGGTGTGGAGCGCCGCCGAGACCACCATCGGACGGCGTCTGCGAGGGACGGAGGCGCTCGTGGGCGACGCCACGGGCACGATGCGCGTCGTCTGGTTCAACCAGCCCTATGTTGCCGGGCAGCTCAAGACGAACCGTCAGGTCGTGCTCGCGGGCAAGGTCACGCTGTTCAAGGGGCAGAAGACGATGGAGAACCCCGAGTACGAGCCGCTGGAAGAGGAGCTCGTGCACACGGGCCGTCTCGTCCCCGTCTACCGCTCGACGTCCGGCCTGCCGCCGAGAACGATACGCCGCGTCGTCAAGGAAGCGCTCGACTCGTTCGCCGACGCGCTGGCGGAGCCCCTGCCGCCTGAGATGCTGACGCGGCTCCGCCTGACTCCGCTGACGACAGCCGTCCGTCAGATGCACTACCCCGACGGCTGGGAGCGGCTGGAGGCGGCGCGACGGCGGCTCGCCTTCGACGAGCTGCTGGTCATCCAGCTCGGCGTTCTCGTTCGGAGACGGGAGTGGCGCGAGCGGGGGCTGGCGCTGCCCCTGCCCCTGCCGGCGGACGTGCGACGCGGCTTCGTCGGGGCGCTGCCCTTCACGCTTACCTCCGCGCAGGAGAAGGCGCTGGAGCAGGCGCTGGCCGACGTCGCCGGCGAGCGCCCGATGAACCGCCTGCTGCAGGGCGACGTCGGCAGCGGCAAGACGGTGGTGGCGGCGGCCAGCCTGCTGGCGGCAGCGGCGTCGGGTCGCCAGGGCGCGATGATGGCCCCCACCGAAATCCTCGCCGAGCAGCACTTCCGCACCCTTTGCGGCATCTTCGGCTGCGGGGACGAGAAGGCACCGGTGGCGCAGGTCGACGCCCCCTATCTGGCGCGGCCGCTGCGCATCGCCCTCCTCTCGGGCAGCCTGCCGGCGGCGGAGAAGCGCGCCGTCCGCGAAAGCATAGCCGCCGGCGAGATCGATATCGTCGTCGGCACGCACGCCGTCATCCAGGGAAGCGTCGACTTCGCAGGCCTCGCGCTCGCGGTCGTCGACGAGCAGCACCGCTTTGGGGTGATGCAGCGGGCGGCGCTGCGCGAGAAGGGCGTCAACCCGCACCTGCTGGTAATGACGGCGACGCCCATACCGCGCACCCTCGCCCTCACCCTCTACGGCGACCTCGATATCTCCGTCATCGACGAGATGCCGCCGGGACGCAAGCCCGTCGAGACGCGATGGGTGCCGCCGGAGGGCCGCGACGAGGCCTACGCCTTCGTGCGGGAACGCGTCGGGCAGGGAGAGCAGGCGTTCATCATATGTCCGCTCATCGAGGAGTCGGAGACGCTGACGGCGCGGGCCGCCGCCCACGAGTTCGAGCGGCTGCGAGCGGAGGTCTTCCCCGACCTGCGCCTCGGGCTGCTGCACGGGCGGCTGGCGGCGCAGAAGAAGGACGCGGTGATGCGCGACTTCCGCGACCGCCGCCTCGATATCCTCGTGTCGACGGCGGTCGTCGAGGTGGGCGTCGACATCCCGAACGCGACGGTGATGATGGTTGAGGGAGCGGAGCGCTTCGGGCTGGCGCAGCTCCACCAGCTCCGCGGCCGCGTGGGGCGCAGCGACGCCCAGAGCTACTGCCTGCTCCTCTCCGATAGCCCGTCGGACGAGGCCCGGGAGCGGCTGCAACTGATGGAGCGGACGACGGACGGCTTCGCGCTGGCAGAAGCCGACCTGCGGCTGCGGGGCCCCGGCGAGTTCTTCGGGACGCGCCAGAGCGGGCTGCCCGAGTTCAGGGCGGCGCGCCTCTCCGACGTCCGTCTGATCGAGCTCGCGCGCGAGGAAGCGGCCCGCCTCCTCGAGAGCGATCCCGACCTGCAACGCCCCGAACACGAGGCCCTGGCGCGGGAGGTCGCGGCCGCCTGGGAGCGCGTCACCGCCGAAGCGCACTAG
- a CDS encoding PHP-associated domain-containing protein has translation MGKADIHIHSAVGDGMAGPQEILDYVEANTDLSVIAVTDHDDLTGGLKARELWARGRYRFEVIAGIELTTLEGHLIALFLEEPVAPLRPVMETLEAVHRQGGLCIIPHPMNWLTRSISEHTIERIMLKRGTGVYFDAIQIANSGPGSNVNAGKALRLNRERYHLPEVGGSDAHFLPVIGAALTEFPGETAADLRRAILEGTTGATNGRYPSLSEIGYRRFLLQQWRGFSVTPRKAGWLPTIASFVKRWRPR, from the coding sequence GTGGGGAAGGCTGACATTCACATCCACTCCGCGGTCGGCGACGGCATGGCCGGCCCGCAGGAGATACTCGACTACGTAGAGGCGAACACCGACCTCTCGGTGATCGCGGTCACCGATCATGATGATCTCACGGGCGGCCTGAAGGCGCGCGAGCTCTGGGCGCGCGGCCGCTACCGGTTTGAGGTTATTGCCGGCATAGAGCTGACCACCCTCGAAGGGCACCTCATCGCGCTGTTCCTCGAGGAGCCGGTCGCGCCGTTGCGCCCTGTGATGGAGACACTTGAGGCGGTGCACAGGCAGGGCGGACTGTGTATCATACCCCATCCCATGAATTGGCTCACCCGCAGCATCAGCGAGCACACGATCGAGCGGATCATGCTGAAGCGGGGCACGGGCGTCTACTTCGACGCCATCCAGATCGCCAACTCAGGCCCCGGCTCTAACGTCAACGCCGGGAAAGCGCTGCGGCTGAACCGCGAGAGGTACCATCTTCCGGAGGTAGGCGGCAGCGACGCCCACTTTCTGCCCGTCATCGGCGCCGCCCTCACCGAGTTCCCGGGCGAAACAGCGGCCGATCTGCGAAGGGCTATCCTCGAGGGCACGACCGGCGCCACCAACGGACGCTACCCTTCGCTCTCCGAGATCGGGTACCGGCGGTTCCTGTTGCAGCAGTGGCGGGGGTTTAGCGTTACACCCAGGAAAGCGGGCTGGCTGCCGACTATCGCCAGCTTCGTGAAGCGCTGGAGACCGCGATGA
- the prfB gene encoding peptide chain release factor 2 (programmed frameshift), with product MQETIDRLTALQKRISELLVRLDVAGLEQEARRLEAESSRPGFWEDGASAQATMKRLAEVQETVSTWRDLEKTAGDLRQLADLAQSEEDETLAQELAEETEALAERLHRLEFDLSFSGPYDKRSAILAIHAGAGGIDSQDWAEMLLRMFLRWAERRNYQTDVLDVTPGEEAGIKSATAEIAGRYAYGRLRSERGVHRLVRLSPFDADHARHTSFALVEVMPESEGLAELKIDPEELRIDVFRASGHGGQNVQKNATAVRITHVPTGVVATCQNERSLHRNRESAMKVLEARLLELELEKRAEEQSRLKGEHVAAGWGNQIRSYVLHPYKMVKDHRTGYETSDPNAVLDGELDPFMEAYLKSTIGGGTA from the exons ATGCAAGAGACGATCGATAGACTCACCGCGTTGCAAAAGCGAATATCCGAACTCCTGGTGCGTCTT GACGTGGCTGGCCTTGAGCAAGAGGCCCGGCGCCTCGAGGCCGAGTCGTCGCGTCCCGGCTTCTGGGAGGACGGCGCCTCCGCCCAGGCGACGATGAAGCGGCTCGCCGAAGTGCAGGAGACCGTCTCCACCTGGCGCGACCTCGAGAAGACGGCGGGCGATCTGCGCCAGCTCGCCGACCTCGCGCAATCGGAGGAGGACGAGACGCTGGCGCAGGAGCTGGCCGAAGAGACCGAGGCCCTCGCTGAGCGCCTCCACCGCCTTGAATTCGACCTCTCGTTTTCCGGCCCCTATGACAAGCGCAGCGCCATACTCGCCATACACGCCGGCGCAGGCGGCATCGACTCGCAGGACTGGGCGGAGATGCTGCTGCGCATGTTCCTCCGCTGGGCGGAGCGCCGCAACTACCAGACCGACGTGCTCGACGTGACGCCCGGCGAAGAAGCGGGCATAAAGAGCGCCACCGCCGAGATCGCCGGACGCTACGCCTACGGCCGGCTACGCAGCGAGCGCGGCGTGCACCGTCTCGTGCGGCTCTCGCCGTTCGACGCCGATCACGCCCGCCATACCTCCTTCGCCCTCGTCGAGGTCATGCCCGAATCGGAAGGCCTCGCGGAGCTGAAGATCGACCCCGAAGAGCTGCGGATCGACGTCTTCCGCGCCAGCGGCCATGGCGGACAGAACGTCCAGAAGAACGCCACCGCCGTGCGCATCACCCACGTTCCCACCGGCGTAGTCGCGACCTGCCAGAACGAGCGCTCACTGCACCGCAACCGCGAGTCGGCGATGAAGGTGCTGGAGGCGCGCCTCCTCGAGTTGGAGCTCGAGAAGAGGGCGGAGGAGCAGTCCCGCCTCAAGGGCGAGCACGTCGCGGCCGGCTGGGGGAACCAGATCCGCAGCTACGTGCTGCACCCCTACAAGATGGTCAAAGACCACCGGACCGGCTACGAGACGAGCGACCCCAACGCCGTGCTCGACGGCGAGCTTGACCCCTTCATGGAGGCCTACCTGAAGTCGACAATCGGAGGGGGGACAGCGTAA
- a CDS encoding thioredoxin family protein: protein MIPLRDQEYLRERFARELTGAVRIDLFTQRRLPIFIPGREECAFCEETQQLLKELSALSDKIRLTVHEFSEAAQEAARLGVDRVPGIVLRGALNRPIRFFGLPGGHEFPAFVEGVIDVSRGKVDLATETARQLKRLKSDVSLEAFVTPTCPSCPAMARLAHKLALESPRVRADVIEIMEFPRLIERHNISAVPVTVIGGRVALVGAMSEQTLMAQIMQFAQRKALQPAAGALGPTSPVEQQRPQERRESGIILPG, encoded by the coding sequence TTGATACCCCTTCGTGACCAGGAATACCTGCGGGAGCGCTTTGCCCGCGAACTCACGGGCGCCGTCCGCATCGATCTGTTCACGCAGCGCCGGCTCCCCATCTTCATACCCGGCCGCGAGGAGTGCGCCTTCTGCGAGGAGACACAGCAACTCCTCAAGGAGCTGTCGGCTCTCTCCGACAAGATCCGGCTGACCGTCCACGAGTTCTCGGAGGCGGCGCAGGAGGCGGCGCGCCTGGGCGTCGACCGCGTGCCGGGGATCGTGCTCCGCGGCGCCCTTAACCGTCCGATACGATTCTTCGGCCTGCCCGGCGGCCACGAGTTCCCCGCTTTCGTCGAGGGGGTTATCGACGTCTCGCGCGGCAAGGTGGACCTGGCGACGGAGACGGCGCGCCAGCTCAAGCGGCTGAAAAGCGACGTCTCGCTCGAGGCATTCGTAACCCCCACCTGCCCTTCTTGCCCGGCGATGGCCCGTCTGGCGCACAAGCTGGCGCTGGAAAGCCCGCGGGTGCGCGCCGACGTGATCGAGATAATGGAGTTCCCGCGACTCATCGAGCGCCACAACATTAGCGCCGTGCCGGTGACGGTGATCGGCGGGCGGGTCGCCCTCGTGGGGGCGATGAGCGAGCAGACGCTGATGGCGCAGATAATGCAGTTCGCGCAAAGGAAGGCGCTCCAGCCCGCGGCAGGCGCCCTCGGCCCGACGTCGCCGGTGGAGCAGCAACGGCCCCAGGAGCGCCGCGAGAGCGGGATCATCCTGCCCGGATAG